The nucleotide window ACCGCGCCCGTGTCCATATTGATAAGAATGGCGGCACGCACAGGCATGGCCGCCAGAGACTGACAGGGCAGGGCGCAAAAAATGACAAGGCAGGCCAGAAAGATGCTGGTCATGCACTTGAAATGGCGGCGTTGCGTAGTGTGGCCGTGATCTGTATCGCGTAAGGCGCGCCCACTGGCCCGGGTGCGTGGCATATCTGCAACCCGGGGAATGGCGTAAAAGTCTGTATTAAACATTATACCTATATGTACGGTTGGCTTCCTCCACCGCCTGCATTGCAAAGGCCAGCAGCACAGGACCTGCAATAAGTCCTACCGGGCCAAAGCTTGAAAGGCCGCAGAGAATGGAGATAATCAATACAAAAAATGGAGCTTTGATACCCTGCCGCAAAAATAGCGGTCGCAGCACGTTATCCACGCCAGCGACTGCCAGCGTGCCCCACAATGCCAGGCCCACAGCGGCCATGGTTTTGCCTGTAAACCAAAGAGAAATACACAGGGGAACCCACACCAGCGCCGTGCCTACCATCGGAATGGGGGCCACCAGTGTGGCCAGCAGTCCCCAGAAGGCGGGCTGATTGACGCCAGCCACGGCAAAAGCCAGGCCACAAAGAAGACCTTGAGCCAGGGCCACAAGAACGATACCGAGCATAATACCGCGCAAAGCCTTGTGGATGGCAGCAATAAAGCGCCGCAGCATGGGTTGCGAAATATGAAAGATCCTGCCTGCGATTTTACGGATACGGCGGGAGTAGATAGTGAAGATCACTGTGAGGCTTATGAAGAGAAAGCTGGTCCACAGCACGGTCATAGTGCCGCCCAGAAAGTCTACCCCACGCGACAGCAGTACGCTCATGGCGCTGTCAAAGAAACTGTCGAGTTTCAGAAGCAGATCATTAAAAATACGCTCCAGCCGCGGGTGCTCGGTAAGGCTTTGCCGCCACTGCTGGATGTAGTTTACCCATTCCAGCGGCAGCTGAAAGTTGTTGGCCTGCAGCTCGCGCAGGCGTGTAAAGCCCGCGGCTGCCTGCGGCGACACCAGAAGCACCAATACGGCCACTGGCACCACAAGGGCCGCCACCAGCATACTTATGTAAGCATAGAGGGGCATGGCGTTCGAGAGGGCCAGTTTTGTGCTGCGCGCGCGCGAGTCAGGCTCGTTACGCTCCAGTACAATGCGCCAGGACCGCGCTTTTTGGCGTAGCTTGCGATATTGAGGCAGGGTAAGGCAAGACAGGCAGGCGGCCATGAAGATTGTCACGGGATTGGGCATCAGCAACAGGTAGCAGGCCAATACAGCGAGCAGATAGAGCAAACGGGGCAGTGTCTGTGTCATGCAATGAGCCTTGAGTTGCGTAAGCCTTGGGAAGTTTGCCCAGCAAAAGGCCAGGCGGCTGCAAGCCTAGCAAATACATGCGGGGTCTGCCAAGTCTTCTGTGATGCGCGGGGCGCGGTTTGATGTCCTGAGTTGCCGTTATGTATCAGAGCGCGGGTACAACAAGGTCGGCTGAATCAAAGTGCGCGTGCAGTGTCTGGGCCATGACGGAAGGCGGCACAGCCGTGCGGGCAAAGGCTTCACGCCATGCAGCGTGCAATTGTTTACCGTCGGTGAAATCATTTATGCCGGGGCAGAGATGCTGGCCGAGAACGCGGATGCCCCGTGTCAGCTCCACAGCCTCGCCGGGCAGGCCGCAGGCGAGGGCGCAGGCTTGCAGTATGTGGCACTGTACCGCCAATCCCGCCGGGTCAGCCGGGTCTGGGCGCCGGGCAGAGTCTCTGCTTTCCAGTGCCAGCCCCAATGTGTGTTCGGCTTCTTGAAGCAACTGGCGCACATTGTCGGTATGATGCTGCTTGGGGTTTGAGGCGCAGGTGAGCGCCCCTGCAAGATGCGCCACGGCGGCTGTGAACAGCTCTTCCGGGGGCAGACCGCCGGCCTGGCGCAAATGGCGGCCCACGTCAAGATGCACGCGCATATCTGTGCGTTGCCCGCCTACGGTTTGCGCAAGACCTTCCCTTCGGTGAATGTATACGGCCATACCGTCTGTATTGCAGGTAAACTGAAAACCCGCCCGGCCACACTGAAACCAGAAAAACCAGTCTTCGCAGGCGGGAAGGTCAGTGAACCGCAGGCTGGTGAACACGGGGCGCTTGCACATGAACGTGTGGACAGGAGAAATATTGGAATGCCAGAGGTGCAGGGGGTACTGATCCTGACGCAGGGGCCAGAAATGGCCTTCGTCCTTTCCTTCTACATAATTGAGACACAGGCACACGCTGATGTC belongs to Desulfovibrio intestinalis and includes:
- a CDS encoding AI-2E family transporter; the encoded protein is MTQTLPRLLYLLAVLACYLLLMPNPVTIFMAACLSCLTLPQYRKLRQKARSWRIVLERNEPDSRARSTKLALSNAMPLYAYISMLVAALVVPVAVLVLLVSPQAAAGFTRLRELQANNFQLPLEWVNYIQQWRQSLTEHPRLERIFNDLLLKLDSFFDSAMSVLLSRGVDFLGGTMTVLWTSFLFISLTVIFTIYSRRIRKIAGRIFHISQPMLRRFIAAIHKALRGIMLGIVLVALAQGLLCGLAFAVAGVNQPAFWGLLATLVAPIPMVGTALVWVPLCISLWFTGKTMAAVGLALWGTLAVAGVDNVLRPLFLRQGIKAPFFVLIISILCGLSSFGPVGLIAGPVLLAFAMQAVEEANRTYRYNV
- a CDS encoding glycosyltransferase family 2 protein; protein product: MPPLVSVIIPAYNSRAHVARALSSLERQKENNLEVEVIVVDDGSTDGTADFVRSRFPLAQCIAQNHAGQAAARNTGIDAATGDYIVFLDADDLLCRGCLRSGIDALARHNADISVCLCLNYVEGKDEGHFWPLRQDQYPLHLWHSNISPVHTFMCKRPVFTSLRFTDLPACEDWFFWFQCGRAGFQFTCNTDGMAVYIHRREGLAQTVGGQRTDMRVHLDVGRHLRQAGGLPPEELFTAAVAHLAGALTCASNPKQHHTDNVRQLLQEAEHTLGLALESRDSARRPDPADPAGLAVQCHILQACALACGLPGEAVELTRGIRVLGQHLCPGINDFTDGKQLHAAWREAFARTAVPPSVMAQTLHAHFDSADLVVPAL